A single Calidifontibacter indicus DNA region contains:
- a CDS encoding RNA polymerase sigma factor: protein MEQLSDADLLRLVADQDEAALRQLVERHSAWLLLRLRRRTPDADLAAEALQDTFVAIWKAPDSFRGDGDLGAWLWGIAIRQLVTRLRKRAQPTPVTSRVISALSPTVRSAEDELLVAVEYGTVGDAIRSLSPELRQVLQATVIDGLSTREAARLLGIPQGTVKSRARIAKSKLREQLISGEAFS from the coding sequence ATGGAGCAGTTGAGTGACGCGGATCTCTTGCGCCTCGTGGCCGATCAGGACGAGGCCGCGTTGCGTCAGCTGGTCGAGCGCCACTCGGCGTGGCTGCTGCTCAGACTGCGGAGGCGTACCCCGGATGCGGACCTGGCCGCCGAGGCGCTCCAGGACACGTTCGTCGCCATCTGGAAGGCGCCGGACTCGTTCCGAGGTGACGGTGACCTGGGTGCCTGGTTATGGGGCATCGCGATCCGGCAGCTGGTGACCCGGTTGCGCAAGAGGGCGCAGCCGACGCCGGTCACCAGCCGGGTCATCTCCGCGCTGAGCCCGACCGTCAGGAGCGCGGAGGACGAGCTGCTCGTGGCCGTCGAGTACGGCACCGTCGGCGACGCCATCCGGTCGCTCTCGCCCGAGCTGCGGCAGGTCCTCCAGGCGACGGTCATCGACGGGCTCTCCACGAGGGAGGCGGCCCGGTTGCTCGGGATCCCTCAGGGCACGGTTAAGAGCCGGGCCCGCATAGCCAAGTCCAAGTTGCGCGAGCAGCTCATCTCCGGGGAGGCATTCTCATGA